In Sphingopyxis sp. FD7, a single window of DNA contains:
- a CDS encoding ABC transporter transmembrane domain-containing protein, which yields MASQSDQPAAKAGPSRKLGSLHMVWHFASRYPLQLVIAAVALCIAALATLAIPYQFKEMIDSGFIAGGGDVAPHFRLFYVIVGVLALATALRFYFVSWLGERTVADIRRAVQRNLLRLAPGFFEENRPSEIASRMTADTAIIEQVVGTTVSVALRNMVMGIGGIAYLFSLSPKLTAGILLGIPVIILPIVLLGRRLQKVSRASQDRVADIGATTAEQMGAMKIVQAFGQEEREAARFASAVEANFVTAKRRIRLRAIITATVIGLLFGAITTLLWYGAEGVAQGTITGGTIAAFVLTGGLVAGAFGALTEVYGDLLRAAGAAERLSELLNAGTTIAAPAHPRSFPDPPTGALEFRGVEFRYPTRPDAPALHDFSLTIRPRETVAIVGPSGAGKSTLFQLAERFYDPQAGQILLDGVPLVDADPADIRARIAMVPQETVIFAASARDNLRYGHWDASDEDLWAAARAANAEEFLRKLPQGLDTFMGEGGARLSGGQRQRVAIARALLRRAPLLLLDEATSALDAESERLVQDALETLMHDRTTVVIAHRLATVRAADRIIVMDEGRIVEEGRHDDLVAADGLYARLARLQFQDSLAPA from the coding sequence ATGGCCAGCCAATCCGACCAGCCCGCCGCGAAAGCCGGTCCCAGCCGCAAGCTCGGCAGTCTGCATATGGTGTGGCACTTTGCCAGCCGTTATCCGCTGCAACTTGTCATCGCCGCCGTCGCGCTCTGCATCGCGGCGCTCGCGACGCTGGCGATTCCCTATCAGTTCAAGGAAATGATCGACAGCGGCTTCATCGCGGGCGGTGGCGACGTCGCGCCGCATTTCCGGCTGTTTTACGTGATCGTCGGCGTGCTGGCGCTGGCGACGGCGCTCCGCTTTTATTTTGTCAGCTGGCTCGGCGAACGCACGGTGGCCGACATCCGCCGCGCGGTACAGCGCAACCTGCTTCGCCTCGCGCCCGGATTCTTCGAGGAAAACCGCCCGTCCGAAATCGCTTCGCGCATGACCGCCGACACGGCGATCATCGAACAGGTCGTCGGCACCACCGTCTCGGTCGCGCTCCGCAACATGGTGATGGGGATCGGGGGCATCGCCTATCTCTTCAGCCTGTCGCCCAAGCTGACCGCGGGCATCTTGCTCGGCATCCCGGTCATCATTCTGCCGATCGTCCTTCTCGGCCGGCGGCTCCAGAAAGTGTCGCGCGCCAGCCAGGATCGCGTTGCCGACATCGGCGCGACCACCGCCGAACAGATGGGCGCGATGAAGATCGTCCAGGCCTTCGGACAGGAGGAACGCGAAGCCGCGCGCTTTGCAAGCGCGGTCGAGGCCAATTTCGTCACGGCCAAGCGCCGCATCCGCCTGCGCGCGATCATCACCGCGACGGTCATCGGCCTGCTTTTCGGCGCGATCACCACTTTGCTCTGGTATGGCGCGGAAGGCGTCGCCCAGGGCACGATCACCGGCGGCACCATCGCCGCCTTTGTGCTCACCGGCGGTCTGGTCGCGGGCGCTTTCGGCGCGCTGACCGAGGTTTATGGCGATCTGCTCCGCGCCGCCGGCGCCGCCGAGCGTCTCAGCGAGCTGCTGAACGCCGGGACCACCATCGCAGCCCCCGCGCACCCGCGCTCGTTCCCCGATCCGCCCACCGGCGCGCTCGAGTTTCGCGGCGTTGAGTTCCGCTATCCGACGCGCCCCGACGCCCCGGCGCTCCATGATTTCAGCCTCACGATCCGCCCGCGCGAAACCGTCGCGATCGTCGGCCCGTCGGGCGCGGGCAAGTCGACGCTGTTCCAGCTCGCCGAGCGCTTCTACGACCCGCAGGCGGGGCAGATTTTGCTCGACGGCGTGCCGCTCGTCGACGCCGATCCCGCCGACATCCGCGCGCGCATCGCGATGGTGCCGCAGGAAACGGTGATCTTCGCCGCGTCGGCGCGCGACAATCTGCGTTACGGCCATTGGGACGCCAGCGACGAGGATCTCTGGGCTGCCGCGCGCGCCGCCAATGCCGAGGAGTTCCTCCGCAAGCTGCCGCAAGGTCTCGACACTTTCATGGGCGAAGGCGGCGCGCGGCTGTCCGGCGGCCAGCGCCAGCGCGTCGCGATCGCACGCGCGCTGTTGCGCCGTGCGCCGCTGCTGCTGCTCGACGAGGCGACCTCGGCGCTCGACGCCGAGTCCGAAAGGCTGGTGCAGGATGCGCTCGAAACGCTGATGCACGATCGCACGACGGTCGTCATCGCGCACCGTCTCGCGACCGTGCGCGCCGCCGACCGCATCATCGTGATGGACGAAGGGCGGATCGTCGAGGAGGGCCGTCACGACGACCTCGTTGCCGCCGACGGCCTTTATGCCCGCCTCGCGCGCCTCCAGTTTCAGGACAGTCTGGCGCCCGCCTGA
- a CDS encoding DUF1993 domain-containing protein: MLYDLTVPAYVNGLKALSAQLDKALAWGADRGVGEQQLLVARLAPDMFPLAAQVRFACLQAVQPATRLGGTGAPGFAEDVADFAGLQAQIADALAWLDTVDRAAFDSDPGRPVGFDLPNGMAFDMTALTYVRDWAQPQFYFHLVAAYAILRHMGVPLGKADYVGYMMAYLRPGTAPTG, encoded by the coding sequence ATGCTCTACGATCTGACCGTGCCGGCCTATGTGAACGGATTGAAGGCCCTGTCGGCCCAGCTCGACAAGGCATTGGCCTGGGGCGCCGATAGGGGCGTTGGCGAACAGCAGTTGCTGGTTGCGCGGCTCGCGCCCGACATGTTCCCGCTTGCCGCGCAAGTCCGCTTCGCCTGTTTGCAGGCGGTTCAGCCCGCGACGCGCCTCGGCGGGACAGGCGCACCCGGTTTTGCCGAGGATGTCGCCGATTTCGCCGGCCTTCAGGCGCAGATAGCCGATGCGCTGGCGTGGCTGGACACGGTCGATCGCGCGGCATTCGACAGCGATCCGGGCCGACCGGTCGGCTTCGATCTGCCGAACGGCATGGCCTTCGACATGACCGCGCTCACCTATGTCCGCGACTGGGCGCAGCCGCAGTTCTATTTTCACCTCGTCGCCGCCTATGCCATCCTGCGGCATATGGGGGTGCCGCTCGGCAAGGCCGATTATGTCGGCTATATGATGGCCTATCTCCGCCCCGGAACCGCTCCGACGGGATAG
- a CDS encoding ExbD/TolR family protein — translation MRRRRSIFRTNPNASPLINTTPLIDVMLVMLVMFVITIPRPTHSVDVNLPGTEPGSAAIHDQNHISIDAADVIRWNGEAVDLAQLGQLVKASADRAEPATLLLEPDARARYLRVDQAIGAIRRNGAKTIAFPGIDGYRDLI, via the coding sequence ATGCGCCGACGCCGCAGCATTTTCCGCACCAACCCCAATGCCAGCCCGCTGATCAACACGACGCCGCTGATCGACGTGATGCTGGTCATGCTGGTGATGTTCGTCATCACCATCCCGCGGCCGACGCACAGCGTCGACGTGAATCTTCCGGGAACCGAGCCTGGATCGGCCGCGATCCACGATCAAAATCATATCAGCATCGACGCGGCAGATGTGATCCGCTGGAATGGCGAGGCGGTCGACCTCGCGCAGCTGGGGCAGCTCGTAAAGGCATCCGCCGACCGCGCCGAGCCCGCCACGCTGCTGTTGGAACCCGATGCGCGAGCGCGATACCTGCGCGTCGATCAGGCGATCGGGGCGATCCGCCGCAATGGCGCGAAGACAATCGCCTTTCCGGGGATCGACGGCTATCGCGACCTGATCTGA
- a CDS encoding OmpA family protein, producing MRKLAVAVALASTTLASPAMARDDSWYVGVGAGAMLVEDIDLDIGTFNNAGTLDHRAGYDFEGTVGYDFGGFRAEVEVGYREADIKSGRFGNPGIPQSASGAGTLYTGSTDLNGDSNALSFMVNGMLDFGDDDGLQGFVGGGAGVARVSVEPVFAGPFIDDSDTGFAWQAIAGVRAPLSSNWDVGLKYRFFNVDNVDLVDQVGRDVSTRFRSHSILGTLTYNFGGAPEPVEPPPPPPPPPPPPPPPPPPPPPVVECAPGPYIVYFDWDQSNITPEAASTLDNAISAYNRGCTGTQIMLAGHADRSGSARYNVGLSERRNDAVRSYLTARGIADSSISAQAFGETRPAVATADGVRNDQNRRVEITYGPNSGM from the coding sequence ATGAGGAAGCTTGCCGTCGCTGTGGCGTTGGCCTCCACCACCCTCGCGTCGCCTGCCATGGCGCGTGACGATTCCTGGTATGTCGGTGTCGGCGCGGGCGCGATGCTCGTCGAAGACATTGATCTCGATATCGGTACCTTCAACAACGCCGGGACGCTCGATCATCGCGCTGGCTATGATTTTGAAGGCACCGTCGGTTATGACTTCGGCGGTTTCCGCGCGGAAGTCGAAGTCGGCTATCGCGAAGCCGACATCAAGTCGGGTCGTTTCGGTAACCCCGGCATCCCGCAGTCGGCGTCGGGCGCCGGGACGCTTTACACCGGTTCGACCGATCTGAACGGCGATTCGAACGCGCTCAGCTTCATGGTCAACGGCATGCTCGATTTCGGCGACGACGACGGCCTGCAGGGCTTTGTCGGCGGTGGCGCCGGTGTCGCCCGCGTGTCGGTCGAACCCGTGTTCGCCGGGCCGTTCATCGACGATTCGGACACGGGCTTTGCCTGGCAGGCCATCGCGGGCGTCCGCGCGCCGCTCAGCAGCAACTGGGATGTCGGGCTGAAGTATCGCTTCTTCAACGTCGACAATGTCGATCTGGTCGATCAGGTCGGTCGCGACGTTTCGACGCGCTTCCGCTCGCACTCGATCCTCGGCACGCTGACCTACAACTTCGGCGGTGCGCCGGAACCGGTCGAGCCCCCGCCGCCGCCCCCGCCGCCGCCGCCCCCGCCGCCCCCGCCGCCCCCGCCGCCGCCGCCGGTTGTGGAATGTGCGCCTGGACCGTACATCGTGTATTTCGACTGGGATCAGTCGAACATCACGCCGGAAGCGGCTTCGACGCTCGACAACGCGATCAGCGCCTACAACCGCGGTTGCACGGGCACGCAGATCATGCTCGCCGGTCACGCCGACCGTTCGGGTTCGGCCAGGTACAACGTGGGTCTGTCGGAACGCCGCAACGACGCGGTCCGCAGCTATCTGACCGCTCGCGGCATCGCGGACAGCTCGATCAGCGCGCAGGCGTTCGGCGAAACCCGTCCGGCCGTTGCGACCGCCGACGGCGTCCGCAACGACCAGAACCGTCGCGTGGAAATCACTTACGGTCCGAATTCGGGCATGTAA